Proteins from a genomic interval of Phlebotomus papatasi isolate M1 chromosome 3, Ppap_2.1, whole genome shotgun sequence:
- the LOC129806945 gene encoding calcium and integrin-binding family member 2, protein MGNKIATFTDQQLNDYQDCTFFTRKEIMRVHKRFRDIRPDLVPKQMTEGQASTVKIPREYVEKLPELRENPFRKNICEAFSRDGQGNLTFEDFLDLLSVFSEQAPRDIKIFYAFKIYDFDKDGFIGQSDLKGVLKALTRNELTPEEHQQIADKIIEEADVDGDGKLSELEFEHVVLRAPDFLTTFHIRI, encoded by the exons ATGGGAAATAAAATAGCCACCTTCACAGATCAACAGCTCAACGACTACCAA gaTTGCACATTTTTCACAAGGAAGGAAATCATGAGAGTACATAAACGCTTCCGGGACATTCGTCCAGATCTCGTGCCGAAACAAATGACCGAAGGACAAGCATCTACGGTGAAAATCCCACGAGAGTACGTTGAAAAACTTCCGGAATTGAGGGAGAATCCTTTCAGGAAAAACATTTGCGAAGCATTTTCAAGGGATGGTCAGGGAAATCTAACATTTGAGGACTTCCTAGATCTTCTGTCTGTATTCAGTGAGCAAGCTCCACGGGATATTAAGATATTCTACGCTTTTAAAATCTACG ATTTCGACAAGGATGGGTTCATTGGTCAATCTGACCTAAAGGGTGTCCTCAAAGCTCTAACAAGGAATGAGCTGACTCCAGAGGAGCATCAGCAGATTGCTGATAAGATAATTGAAGAAGCCGATGTCGATGGTGACGGGAAATTGTCTGAATTGGAATTTGAGCATGTTGTTCTGCGAGCTCCGGATTTTCTTACGACCTTCCACATTCGCATTTAA